The following nucleotide sequence is from Azoarcus sp. CIB.
CGTCCGTGTCCCGCACCGGCAGGTAGATCTCGACGAAGAAGTTGGCCGCACGTGCCAGATGCATGTGCTCCGCCTTTTCCTTGACCTCGTGGCGCTTGCCGTGTGCGACGAGCCGCCCAGCGAGGGCTTCGTCGAGCTCCTCGTTGGCGCCGAACTGCTGTCCGATCAGCTCCAACTCGCTCGACCACAGGATTCGGCGCGACGTATCGTAGAGATTGGCCCTCAGCACCCCCGGCATCAGCGCGAGATGGGAAAACGCCCCGCCCGGCTCGTCCATGCTGACCGGTTCGCGCTCGACGAGGAGGCTGCGCACGGACTGCTCGGTCATGACCAGATTTTCGACCATTTCCATGGTCAGCTGGCCTTCCTGCCGGACCATCCGCTCGGTCACGAAATCCGAGATCAGGTAGCCCGCAAGCGCCGAGATCGACGCGATCGACAGCAGCCCGATCAGCGCAAACCAGCGACTCAGGTTGAACGGCCGCAATTGCATCGGCGTCGCACGTTTTTCGCGTCTGGTTCCGGTCATCGCACCATCCCCCCCGTCCGCATTCACGCCCGCGGACAATTCGCGCCCCCATGCATCGCCCACCGAACCGGGAACGACACATGCGCATGTTAGACGCATGGAGAGGAAATCGGCACTCATTCCGCGGCCGTCCCTTCAGGGCCCGAAGATGACCTGCTTCGCGACTCCGCAACCCACGCCACGCTCTCCGCCAGCCCGAACAGGTGGCCGAACACCCGTTGCCCGAGCTCGCCGCGACGCATACTGCGCCGGAAGGAATGCGGCGAGCGCGGCAGCTGCTCGAAGCGTACCGGCGCCACCAGCCCCAGTTCGGCGGCCCTCGCGTTGACCGCATCCACCCAACGGAGTCCGCGCTCCATCCGCGACAAGCCCTGCTCGAGCATCACGCGCTCGGTCTTGCGCATCGCCGTGCCCTCCTGCACATCGCGTTCGCCCACCAGCACCCATCCCGGCACCGCAAGGAACCGCTCCAGGTCGAAGCCGCCCATCTGCAGGCGCCGACTGTAGCGCAAACCGTAGGGATAGCGTCGCTGCGCGTCCGGGAAGGTGTACCAGCCGGCCGAGCCGACCACGTAGCCGGCCACCCGGTCCGGATGGGCCATCGCGTAACGATGCACGAACTGGCCGCCCCCCGAAAAACCGAAGAGGCGCAGCCGCTCGCCGTTGGCCCCGGTCCTGCGCGCCACTTCGTCGACGATCGCCTCCATGATCGCGACCGGACTCTCGCCCCGCTCGTTCGCGGTTAATCGCTGGTAGCGGGGGAAACGCTGGTACTCGTACAGCGGCGCCACCAGCACGACGCCGGCGCGCTCCGCGTACGGGGCGAACATGCTCACCTGCTCCCATGCGTTGCGCGAGATGCCGTGCACGGTGACGAGTATCGGCGCACCGGCGCCGCCGCGTGACGGCACGTACATGACGTACTGCAGACTCGCGTCGGATTCGAGAGCGCGCTGCTCGATCCGGCCCGGCAGCGGCGCAGCCTTCCGTCCCGCGCTCGCATCACCCCCCGCGATTGCGGGCTTCCTGTCGCCCCCACTGGCGACAGGCGCTGCCGGTGAGACCCGGGCCCCCGCACAAGGGGCAAGGACCAGCACCGCAGGCGGATCGCTCGAGGGTGCACTCCAGGACGAACAGATCATGTGCTCACCCCGCCGCATTGGCTTCACGCTGGAACAGGCGCCGCGTTCGGCTCACCCGGCCCATCAGCTCTTCCGGCGTGCCGGACTCGAGCAATCGTCCGGCCTCGACGTACCAGACGAGGTCAGCCTGGATCATCCGCGCATAGCTGTGCGTCACCATCAGCGCGGTCCCGCCGAAACTGTCGAGAATCCGCCCGAGACCGCGTGCCGCAGCCGGATCGAGGTTTGCGTCGGCCTCGTCGAGCAGCAGAACGGACGGATTTCCGAGCAGCGCCCGCGCCCAGGCGATGCGTTGACGCTGTCCGTATGACAGATTCACCCCCGCATCCGCGACGCGCGTGCGCGCGCCGTCCGGCATGGCCGCCAGCAGTTCGTCGATGCCGCACAGACCGGCCACGCGGGCGACTTCGGCATCCGGCGCGTCGGGCCAGCGATAGCGCAGATTGCGCTCGATCGAACCGCGCAGCAGCGGCAGGTCGGGCATCACGACGCCGAACGCGTGGCGCAGTTCGGACAACCGATAGTGCCCGATCGGTGCCCCGGCGATGCGAACCTCCCCGCTGTCCGGTTCGAGCAGGCGGGCCGCCATGCCGAGCAGGGTCGACTTGCCCGCCCCGCTCGGTCCGACGATCGCGACCATGGCCCCCGCGGGGGCGCGCGCGCTGAAGTTTCGCAATGCGGTCCCGCTCGACACGTCGCAGAACTCGATATCGACCGCCCCGCCGCACGCCGCAAGCGGCCCCGCAGAGGCATTGCCATTGTCCTGCAGCGATGTCGCGAACCGCGGCGCTGCAAGGAAGGCGGCGAGCTTCTCCGTCGACACGCGCGCCGAGCGCCAGTAGCCCAGGGCCTGGCCGAAGTCGCGGAACGCCGGCGAGATCAGGCCGACTGCAGTCATCGCGCCCACGACCTGCGAAGCCTTCAGCTCACCCGTCGCCACCTCGATCGCACCCGCGAGGAGCACCCCAGCGGTCGCGAAGGACGAGCTGAATTCCGCAGCGGATTTCAGCAGGGCCATGCCACGCGTCTGCGCGACCATGGCGTCGGCGAGACCCGCCCCCTGCCGCTCGATCAGGGCGCGCTCGCGTGCGACCTGATCGAACACCTGCACCACGGCGATACCGCCGATCTTGTCATTCACGTTCGCAGCGAGGCGTGCCTGCCGCCGCCGCGCCTCCCGCACGGCGGGATCGACCCGTGCGCTGAGAACGGCCAGCGTGACCGCCGCGCCGATGAAGCCCGCGCTCGCGGCGAAGGCCATGACGCCATTGACCAGGGCCAGCACGGACAAGGCCACGCTTGCGCTCAGCACGCCGACCGCAATTTTCGGCAAACCAAGGCTGATCCAGCGCCGGATTCCTTTTACATCGCCCACGAAACGCAGGATCGTAGCGCCGCGGCTGCGCGCCTGCATTCGCCGCGGCGACTGCCCGGCCATGCTGTCGTACAGCGCGAGCCGCAGTTCCGAAGCGTAATCCTGCCCCAGACGCTCGGCCTGCACCCGCTCCAGCACGCGCAGGGCGGCGAGCACTGCCCCCGCGCCCAACAGCCCGCCAATCAGCGCGAGCGCCAGCCCCGAGCCCCCCGTGCGCTGATCGATCACCACTTCGAAGAAACGATGCGTCAACCAGGCGCAGGCCAGCGCCGCGACGGCCTGTGCGATGCCGTTGAGGCCCAGCCCCGCTAGCATCGCGCGCCGCGCCCCGGCCCACATGCGCGGCACGGCCGACGCTGCGCCCGGCATCACATGGCTCCCACTGCGAGGCTTTCCGCAGCCCGAAACCCCATGAAGTCGAGGATGCCGGGGCTGCGCAGCGCATCGAGATCGAGCACTTCGAGCCCGGTCGCATGCGCGGCCTCGCGCATCGCCAGCGGCGAAGCCGTCAGCAGGCCGCTCGCTGCGACCACGGGCAAGCCCATCGCGCGCAAGGATTGCACGCCACCGGCCGAACCCATTGCATCGCCGGCCGCAAAGACCACCGCGTCGACCGCCCGTGCAAACGCCTGAGACTTCAGCAACTGCGCCGTCTCGCGCTGGTACAGGCCGTCCGCGACTTCGAACACCACCACGTCGACGCCGCTGGCATACAGCACATCCAGCAGCGTGCCCATCACCCGTTCCACCTCGCGCGGCTCGGCGAGGTAGGTGGACGGCAGCCCGACATCGGTGAAGTCCAGCACCCTCTGCGCGCCCGCATCGACCATCATCCAGACGTCGCAGCCGGCCCCCGTGCCCGTCACCTTCGCCGCCCCGACGCGCAGCCCGGCACTGGCAAAACCGCGGATCAGGTTCGATGCCGTCTCGGTCTTGCCGGCGTTCATCGAGGTGCCCACCACGGCGACCGTGAAGGCCCGGCGACCGTCGGTGCGTGGCGCATCCAGGGCGAAGTCGGCGAGATTGAGCGGCCGGCCGCTGCGGTCGCCCAGCAGCCCCAGCGGTTGCACCACCGTCGCACCGCGCATCTTGTCGTGACGCGTGATCACGCGCGCCGCCACGCCGCCACCGGCGACCATGTGGCAGGGGCCGAGGTCGGACGGCACCTCGGCCTCGAACTGGTCGGGCGCGTAACGGTTGCCATAGGCCAGGACGATCTCGTCGCCCTCGTACAGACGCGCCCGCCGTCCGCAGGCGAGTTCCAGATGGCGGTGCTGCCCGAGCTTGTCGACACGCGCGAGGATCAGGTCGCCGACGCGCGGGACACGCGCGCCGCCGAGCAGCGTCACGAAGGCTGACGTCGGGACGCGGCGGGTCGCGTACGGCGTCTTCAGTCCGGCGACACGGTTGGCATTGAGGACGGTGACGTTGGGGGTATTCATGTTCGGCCTCCGGGGCGGTTGGCTGCTTATCCCCGGACTCGAGTGCCGGGTTCGCTACTCCCTATGCACGCGCCGTGCCACCGATGGAAAAATTTCCCGCCCTCAATGACCGCGCCCCTTCGCCGCCGATACGGCCATTTCGCGGCCTAGAGGGATATGCCCCACATGGGGCATATCGCCCACTTCTTGCGGCAAGTTCGGGGGATGCTACCCACGCATTAGCTCACTCCGATGCAGGCGGCAGCGCGACCGCATCTGCCGCCCGCCTGACCGCGCACACGCGCTGCACGACCGCCGCTTTCGGCCGCTCCACGACCCCCTGTTCGAACGCCAGCACCGTGAAACCCGTTCCCAGGCATCCGAGCAGCTCGCCCGGCCGCAGCAGGAACTCGGGACTCGCGGGGCGTCCGAAGCGTTCGTTTCCCAGCATGAAAGTCTCGTAGATCAGCACGCCCCCCGGCGCCACGCAGGCAAGCAGATCGGCGAAGCGCGGACGGAACAGATAGTTCGTGACGACCACCGCGTCGAAGACCTCATCGACCAGCGGCCACGGGCCATCCTCGAGATCCTCGCAGCGCGACTCGATGCGCGGCACCCCCTCCAGCGTTGCGAGGGCCTCGGCGTTGCGGTCCACGGCCACGACGCGAAAGCCACGCGCGGCAAAGAGGCGCGCATGGCGTCCGCCGCCGCAGGCGTAATCGAGCACCGTGCCGCCCGGCGCCACCAGCGGCATAAAGCGCCGCACCCACGCCGACGTCTCCGTCGGCTGTGGGTGGCCGAGCGCGATCGCCTCGCTCATCGATCGATGCCCGCCACGCAGATCGACTTGATCTCGAGATACTCCTCGATCCCGTACACCGAACCCTCGCGCCCGAGGCCGGATTGCTTGATGCCGCCGAAGGGCGACACCTCGTTCGACATCAGCCCGGTATTGACGCCGACCATGCCGTATTCGAGCTCCTCCGAGACGCGGAAGATGCGCCCGACGTCGCGCGAGTAGAAATACGCCGCCAGGCCGTACTCCGTGTCGTTGGCCATACGGATCGCATCCTCCTCGGTATCGAAGCGGAACAGCGGCGCCACGGGGCCGAAGGTTTCCTCGCGCGCGACGCGCATCGCCGGCGTCACGTCGGCCAGCACCGTGGGCTCGAAGAAGGACCCGCCCAGCGCATGGCGCCGGCCCCCCGTCATCACGCGTGCGCCCTTCCCCACCGCATCCGCGATGTGACGCTCGACCTTGGCGACGGCCGCCTCGTCGATCAGCGGCCCGACATTCACCCCGTCCGCGGTTCCCGGGCCGACCCGCAGCGCCTTCACCGCCTCGGCGAGGCGCTCGGCGAAGCGGTCGTAGATGCCCGACTGGATCAGCAGGCGGTTGGCGCACACGCAGGTCTGGCCGGCGTTGCGGTACTTCGACCCCATCGCGCCCTCCACCGCGGCATCCAGGTCCGCGTCATCGAAGACGATGAAGGGCGCGTTGCCGCCGAGCTCCAGCGACAGCTTCTTCAGCGTCGGCGCGCACTGCCCCATCAGCAAGCGGCCCACCTCGGTCGAACCCGTGAAGGACAGCTTGCGCACGACGGGGCTCGAAGTGAGCTCGCCGCCGATCGCCACCGGATCGCCGGTGACGACGTTGAACACCCCCTTCGGGAAACCGGCCTTCTCGGCCAGCGCCATCAGCGCCAGCGCCGTCAGCGGCGTCTGTTCCGCGGGCTTCACGATCACCGTGCAGCCGGCGGCGAACGCCGGGGCGACCTTGCGCGTGATCATCGCCGCGGGGAAATTCCACGGCGTGATCGCCGCGCACACCCCCACCGGCTGGCGGATCACCAGCAGGCGGCGGTCCTGGCCCACGGTCGGGATCACGTCGCCCATGGTGCGCTTCGCCTCCTCGGCGAACCACTCGGCAAAGGACGCCGCATACGTCACCTCGCCCTTCGCCTCCGCCAGCGGCTTGCCCTGCTCCGCGGTCATGATCGCGGCAAGTTCGTCGGCCGCGTCCACAATCAACGCGAACCACCGTCGCAGCAGCGCCGCGCGCTCCTTCGCCAGCGTGCGTCGCCACGCAGGCAGCGCCGCGTTCGCCGCGGCGATGGCGCGCGCCGTCTCGGCCGCGCCCATGTCGGGAACGTGCGCAATCGTTTCACCGGTGGCCGGATTGCGAACGGCGAAGGTCGCGCCCGAATCGGCATCCGACCAGCAGCCATCTATGTATGCCTGACGGCGGAAATTGGGGTAGTCGGCGATATCTTTCATCATGGAAAAGTGTGTCCGTGTAACCCGAAAAGCCCTGAGGAACGTTGATTCTAGTCGCGCCGCCGCGTGTGCGCACGGACGGCGCCTCGCCGCACGCCGCCTGCGATCGGCCGGCCCTGCGGTTCGTACTGATCCGATATCGTTAGCGTTTATGTCACAATAAGATTTGTGCACTGCGGTAAACTTGAGTTTCACGTACGGTGAACCAGACTGCATCACCACGGACACGATTCACACGGCATGACCGGCGACGTGCCACAACACGCCGACGGCCACTGGCGAACCTGGATCCAGGCAAATGACAATGAAAGAAAAGCACTACCTCAGCCCGCTGCTCGAACCGAAATCGGTCGGGGTCATCGGTGCCAGCGAGCGCGAAAATTCTATCGGCCACGTGGTCGTGCGCAACATGCTCGACGCCGGCTTCCGCGGGCGCCTGTTCGCGGTCAACCCCAGGCACGAATCCGTGCTCGGCGTGCCGTGCCACAAGTCCGTCGAAGACGTGCCGCACCGCCTCGACCTGGCCGTCATCGCCGTGCCGGCGGAGAAGGTCCTCACCGTAGTCGAAAGCTGCGGCCGCGCCGGGGTCAAGGCGATCATCATCCTGTCCGCCGGCTTTTCGGAAAGCGGCCCGCGCGGCGCCACCCTCGAGCGCCACGTCGTCGAGGCCGCACGCCGCTACCGCATCCGCCTGCTGGGCCCCAACTGCCTCGGCATCATGCGTCCCGAGCTCGGCCTGAACGCGACCTTCGCGCATGTCAGCGCACTGAAGGGCACGATCGGCCTGATCTCGCAGTCCGGCGCGCTCGTCACCTCCATCCTCGACTGGGCCAAGCCGAACAACATCGGCTTCTCCACCGTCGTCTCGCTCGGCTCCTCGAGCGACATCGACTTCGGCGAAATCCTGGAATTCATGATCTCGGACCCGCGCACCGAGAGCATCATCATGTACGTCGAAGGCATCCGTGACGCACGCCGCTTCATGAGTGCGCTGCGTGGCGCCGCGCGGGTCAAGCCCGTGCTGCTGATCAAGGTCGGCCGCCATCCGCAGGGCGCCCGCGCGATCCGCTCGCACTCCGGCTCGATGAGCGGCGACGACACTGTGTTCGACGCCGCCCTGCGCCGCGCCGGCGTGATCCGCCTGTACAACATGGGCCAGCTCTTCGCCGCCGCCAACGCACTGTTCTCGCACTTCCGCCCACGCGGCAACCGCCTCGCGATCATCACCAACGGCGGCGGACCGGGCGTCATGGCGGTCGACCGTGCTGCCGACCTCGGAATCCCGCTCTCGGAGTTCTCCGACGGGACGATGGAAAAGCTCAACACGATCCTGCCCCACGGCTGGTCGCGCGCCAATCCCATCGACATGCTCGGCGATGCCGATGTGGATCGCTACACGAAGACGCTGCAGGCCGTCCTGGAAGGCCCGAACGTCGACGGCGTGCTCGTCATGCTCACGCCCCAGGCGATCACCGACCCCACTGCGGTCGCCGAGGCCATCGTCGAAATCGAAAAGACGGCGGACAAGCCGGTCGTCACCTGCTGGATGGGCGACGACCTCGTGCGCGACGGCCGCAAGGTCTTCGAAGCCGCAGGAATTCCCACCTTCCGCACGCCCGAACCGGCCGTAGAACTCTTCAGCCACCTGTCCGCGTACTACCGCAACCAGAAGCTGTTGATGCAGACACCGGCCTCGCTGTCGCATCTGAAGCCGCCGAGCATCGAAAGTGCCCGCCTCGTCATCGAGACCGCGCTGGCCGAGCGCCGCAAGGTGCTCAACGAGATGGAAT
It contains:
- a CDS encoding NAD-dependent succinate-semialdehyde dehydrogenase codes for the protein MMKDIADYPNFRRQAYIDGCWSDADSGATFAVRNPATGETIAHVPDMGAAETARAIAAANAALPAWRRTLAKERAALLRRWFALIVDAADELAAIMTAEQGKPLAEAKGEVTYAASFAEWFAEEAKRTMGDVIPTVGQDRRLLVIRQPVGVCAAITPWNFPAAMITRKVAPAFAAGCTVIVKPAEQTPLTALALMALAEKAGFPKGVFNVVTGDPVAIGGELTSSPVVRKLSFTGSTEVGRLLMGQCAPTLKKLSLELGGNAPFIVFDDADLDAAVEGAMGSKYRNAGQTCVCANRLLIQSGIYDRFAERLAEAVKALRVGPGTADGVNVGPLIDEAAVAKVERHIADAVGKGARVMTGGRRHALGGSFFEPTVLADVTPAMRVAREETFGPVAPLFRFDTEEDAIRMANDTEYGLAAYFYSRDVGRIFRVSEELEYGMVGVNTGLMSNEVSPFGGIKQSGLGREGSVYGIEEYLEIKSICVAGIDR
- a CDS encoding bifunctional acetate--CoA ligase family protein/GNAT family N-acetyltransferase; amino-acid sequence: MKEKHYLSPLLEPKSVGVIGASERENSIGHVVVRNMLDAGFRGRLFAVNPRHESVLGVPCHKSVEDVPHRLDLAVIAVPAEKVLTVVESCGRAGVKAIIILSAGFSESGPRGATLERHVVEAARRYRIRLLGPNCLGIMRPELGLNATFAHVSALKGTIGLISQSGALVTSILDWAKPNNIGFSTVVSLGSSSDIDFGEILEFMISDPRTESIIMYVEGIRDARRFMSALRGAARVKPVLLIKVGRHPQGARAIRSHSGSMSGDDTVFDAALRRAGVIRLYNMGQLFAAANALFSHFRPRGNRLAIITNGGGPGVMAVDRAADLGIPLSEFSDGTMEKLNTILPHGWSRANPIDMLGDADVDRYTKTLQAVLEGPNVDGVLVMLTPQAITDPTAVAEAIVEIEKTADKPVVTCWMGDDLVRDGRKVFEAAGIPTFRTPEPAVELFSHLSAYYRNQKLLMQTPASLSHLKPPSIESARLVIETALAERRKVLNEMESKALLAAFRIPIAQTVVARSATEAMVLAEEIGLPVVMKIDSPSIIHKADSGGVRLNLGSLAAVRTAYQEILEDVRRNKPDAAINGVAIEPMIMKRNGRELVVGVRRDPVFGPVITFGEGGNRVEANKDLAVALPPLNNYLVHDLIKSSRVASLLGEFRTMPPVDMEALEFVLLRVSEMVCELPWITTLEINPLIVDEHGAVAVDARVTVENISPSVDRYAHMAIHPYPSQLTSTWTQPDGTVVTIRPIKPEDAELEVEFVRKLSSESKYYRFMNTMRELPPAMVARLTQIDYDREMAFLATIPGEGDVTEVEVGVCRYAVNPDGESCEFAVVVADDWQHRGLARKLMGVLIETARNKGLLYMNGVFLANNERMLKFVQGLGFVLSSDPEDSTVKLGVLALQD
- a CDS encoding malic enzyme protein, coding for MNTPNVTVLNANRVAGLKTPYATRRVPTSAFVTLLGGARVPRVGDLILARVDKLGQHRHLELACGRRARLYEGDEIVLAYGNRYAPDQFEAEVPSDLGPCHMVAGGGVAARVITRHDKMRGATVVQPLGLLGDRSGRPLNLADFALDAPRTDGRRAFTVAVVGTSMNAGKTETASNLIRGFASAGLRVGAAKVTGTGAGCDVWMMVDAGAQRVLDFTDVGLPSTYLAEPREVERVMGTLLDVLYASGVDVVVFEVADGLYQRETAQLLKSQAFARAVDAVVFAAGDAMGSAGGVQSLRAMGLPVVAASGLLTASPLAMREAAHATGLEVLDLDALRSPGILDFMGFRAAESLAVGAM
- a CDS encoding ABC transporter ATP-binding protein → MPGAASAVPRMWAGARRAMLAGLGLNGIAQAVAALACAWLTHRFFEVVIDQRTGGSGLALALIGGLLGAGAVLAALRVLERVQAERLGQDYASELRLALYDSMAGQSPRRMQARSRGATILRFVGDVKGIRRWISLGLPKIAVGVLSASVALSVLALVNGVMAFAASAGFIGAAVTLAVLSARVDPAVREARRRQARLAANVNDKIGGIAVVQVFDQVARERALIERQGAGLADAMVAQTRGMALLKSAAEFSSSFATAGVLLAGAIEVATGELKASQVVGAMTAVGLISPAFRDFGQALGYWRSARVSTEKLAAFLAAPRFATSLQDNGNASAGPLAACGGAVDIEFCDVSSGTALRNFSARAPAGAMVAIVGPSGAGKSTLLGMAARLLEPDSGEVRIAGAPIGHYRLSELRHAFGVVMPDLPLLRGSIERNLRYRWPDAPDAEVARVAGLCGIDELLAAMPDGARTRVADAGVNLSYGQRQRIAWARALLGNPSVLLLDEADANLDPAAARGLGRILDSFGGTALMVTHSYARMIQADLVWYVEAGRLLESGTPEELMGRVSRTRRLFQREANAAG
- a CDS encoding class I SAM-dependent methyltransferase, producing MSEAIALGHPQPTETSAWVRRFMPLVAPGGTVLDYACGGGRHARLFAARGFRVVAVDRNAEALATLEGVPRIESRCEDLEDGPWPLVDEVFDAVVVTNYLFRPRFADLLACVAPGGVLIYETFMLGNERFGRPASPEFLLRPGELLGCLGTGFTVLAFEQGVVERPKAAVVQRVCAVRRAADAVALPPASE